In one Drosophila pseudoobscura strain MV-25-SWS-2005 chromosome X, UCI_Dpse_MV25, whole genome shotgun sequence genomic region, the following are encoded:
- the LOC6901667 gene encoding protein Cep78 homolog isoform X15, which translates to MSLGRVSGIRNGMMRELAKKVTVPKLVKKSSKSRSFHFRYLELCRNKNLTPLPEIRKKSNETTLLELYADKLTVSDWLLIIEAIHHDLTLKTFVLRMRRTYQHNTIDPIDTENRARRFTQRPVIFTRFIFRALVQAISNCVLSNKNLTVVKLEGLPLYEGYIEGITKSLSGNDRLETLSFRKSTLGDKGCQLVCNTAKYLNRITIVDLSECNITCQGAVYVAEMIKIQKISRFTEGWEKSLRYQTPDMNSLLGLRTVLLANNPNIGDKGLSCIVDVLKEDAWIRVVDMQGCGLTDVGANDILSLLDLNTFIKEFHVRNNVGISQALQRTIHERLLPPEIEHKQEDEFDSNFLRDTENGKYPQGKKATIVKLLSHAKAVEDKLAFERVLRQKAEDLNFKLTKQLMYKDSQMADDNVSQRPDTPKDHMQMKKDVKVSPTPRQMRKTNEYIEMKEDFQESPTHRQMRKTKEYMEMEEDVPESPTYRQMRKTKEYMEMKEDVPESPRYRQMRKTKEYMEMKEDVPESPRYRQMRKTKEYMEMKEDVPESPTYRQMRKTKEYMEKKEDVPESPTYRQMRKTNEYLEMEEDVPESPKYRQMRKNKEYMEMKEDVRESPKYRQMRKTNEYLEMEEDVPESPKYRQMRKNKEYMEMKEDVRESPQYRQMRKTNEYLEMEGDVPESPKYRQMRKTKEYMEMKEDVRESPKYRQMRKTKEYMEMKEDVRESPKYRQMRKTNEYLEMEEDVPESPKYRQMRKTNEYQEMEEDVPESPTYRQMRKTNEYLEMEEDVPESPKYRQMRKTNEYLEMEEDVPESPTYRQMRQTNEYLEMEEEYLSGSSTYCATLVGSSMTTPELTPRSDAKTLCPYDESEDTDSRSQGMDPMEFSHLDVRKVRSEMKYVESNVNEGKKNRESKSDHEFANELHFKLNSMVHFERDIGDSAKVSAKQAHRYEDAGDEQDIGPTSMIQDGSKQVVEQINLPTKKKTGVVKAGQKQRRARNDGGGDGQCNSVEQSEHHIGPTVMIKDGQTQEQDRNDGGGDGKRSKVAKQRRRAKMPDSIG; encoded by the exons atGTCTCTCGGCCGTGTGTCGGGGATACGGAATGGTATGATGAGAGAGCTAGCAAAGAAGGTGACGGTGCCGAAGCTCGTAAAGAAATCAAGCAAGAGCCGGTCGTTCCATTTCCGCTATCTGGAACTATGTCGCAACAAGAACCTGACACCGCTACCTGAGATACGCAAAAAGTCAAATGAGACCACACTTCTAGAGTTATACGCCGACAAGCTGACCGTGAGCGACTGGCTCCTGATCATCGAGGCCATTCACCATGATCTGACTTTGAAGACCTTTGTGCTGCGCATGCGTCGCACCTATCAGCACA ATACAATTGATCCCATCGACACGGAGAATCGTGCCCGACGCTTTACCCAGCGTCCCGTGATATTTACGCGCTTTATTTTCCGTGCCCTCGTCCAGGCCATCTCAAATTGTGTTTTGAGCAACAAGAATCTCACAGTGGTCAAGCTGGAGGGTCTTCCCCTTTATGAAGGATACATCGAGGGCATTACCAAG TCGCTGTCCGGCAACGACCGCCTGGAGACATTGAGCTTCCGCAAGTCCACGCTCGGGGACAAGGGCTGCCAACTGGTTTGCAATACAGCCAAGTACCTCAACCGCATTACCATAGTCGATCTATCCGAGTGCAACATCACCTGCCAAGGGGCCGTTTACGTGGCCGAAATGATCAAG ATTCAAAAGATTTCACGTTTCACGGAGGGGTGGGAGAAATCGTTGCGCTACCAGACTCCCGATATGAATTCGTTGTTGGGCTTGCGCACGGTTCTTCTCGCGAACAATCCCAATATTGGGGACAAAGGCCTCTCATGCATCGTCGATGTGCTGAAGGAGGATGCCTGGATAAGGG TCGTCGACATGCAGGGCTGTGGCCTGACAGATGTTGGAGCCAATGATATACTCAGCCTACTGGATCTGAATACTTTCATCAAGGAGTTCCATGTACGCAACAACGTGGGGATCAGCCAGGCATTGCAGCGTACCATTCACGAACGCCTGCTGCCGCCCGAAATCGAACATAAGCAGGAAGACGAGTTCGATTCCAACTTTTTGAGAGACACAGAAAACGGAAAATATCCCCAGGGCAAGAAGGCTACTATCGTCAAATTGCTCTCGCACGCCAAGGCCGTTGAGGACAAGCTGGCCTTCGAGCGCGTTCTACGTCAGAAGGCCGAGGACCTGAACTTCAAGCTCACCAAGCAACTAATGTACAAGGACAGCCAGATGGCCGATGACAACGTCTCGCAACGCCCCGATACGCCCAAAGATCATATGCAAATGAAGAAGGACGTCAAAGT ATCGCCGACACCCCGCCAGATGCGCAAGACCAACGAATATATAGAAATGAAGGAAGACTTCCAAGA GTCGCCAACACATCGCCAGATGCGCAAGACCAAGGAATATATGGAGATGGAAGAAGACGTCCCAGA GTCGCCAACATATCGCCAGATGCGCAAGACCAAGGAATATATGGAAATGAAGGAAGACGTGCCAGA GTCGCCAAGATATCGCCAGATGCGCAAGACCAAGGAATATATGGAAATGAAGGAAGACGTGCCAGA GTCGCCAAGATATCGCCAGATGCGCAAGACCAAGGAATATATGGAAATGAAGGAAGACGTGCCAGA ATCGCCAACATATCGCCAGATGCGCAAGACCAAGGAATATATGGAAAAGAAGGAAGACGTGCCAGA GTCGCCAACATATCGCCAGATGCGCAAGACCAACGAATATCTGGAGATGGAAGAAGACGTGCCAGA GTCACCAAAATATCGCCAGATGCGCAAGAACAAGGAATATATGGAAATGAAGGAAGACGTGCGAGA GTCGCCGAAATATCGCCAGATGCGCAAGACAAACGAATATCTGGAGATGGAAGAAGACGTGCCAGA GTCACCAAAATATCGCCAGATGCGCAAGAACAAGGAATATATGGAAATGAAGGAAGACGTGCGAGA GTCGCCGCAATATCGCCAGATGCGCAAGACCAACGAATATCTGGAGATGGAAGGAGACGTGCCAGA GTCACCAAAATATCGCCAGATGCGCAAGACCAAGGAATATATGGAAATGAAGGAAGACGTGCGAGA GTCACCAAAATATCGCCAGATGCGCAAGACCAAGGAATATATGGAAATGAAGGAAGACGTGCGAGA GTCGCCGAAATATCGCCAAATGCGCAAGACCAACGAATATCTGGAGATGGAAGAAGACGTCCCGGA GTCGCCAAAATATCGCCAGATGCGCAAGACCAACGAATATCAGGAGATGGAAGAAGACGTGCCAGA GTCACCGACATATCGCCAGATGCGCAAGACCAACGAATATCTGGAGATGGAAGAAGACGTCCCGGA GTCGCCAAAATATCGCCAGATGCGCAAGACCAACGAATATCTGGAGATGGAAGAAGACGTGCCAGA GTCGCCGACATATCGTCAGATGCGCCAGACCAACGAATATCTGGAGATGGAAGAAGAATACCTCTCAGg ATCATCGACTTATTGCGCGACACTGGTGGGCAGCTCCATGACTACCCCGGAGTTGACTCCACGCAGCGACGCGAAAACGCTGTGTCCGTACGATGAATCTGAGGATACCGATAGCCGTTCCCAGGGAATGGACCCAATGGAGTTCAGCCATTTGGACGTTCGCAAGGTGCGCAGCGAGATGAAATACGTTGAGAGTAACGTGAATGAAGGCAAAAAGAATCGCGAGTCGAAGTCTGACCACGAGTTCGCCAACGAACTACAT TTCAAGCTAAACTCGATGGTACATTTCGAGCGGGATATTGGCGACAGTGCCAAAGTGTCCGCCAAACAAGCTCATCGTTACGAAGACGCCGGAGACGAGCAGGACATTGGTCCTACATCCATGATTCAGGACGGTTCTAAGCAAGTCGTGGAGCAAATCAATCTGCCAACTAAGAAGAAGACAGGCGTGGTCAAGGCCGGACAAAAGCAACGTCGTGCTCGTAACGATGGAGGCGGTGACGGACAATGCAACTCCGTAGAACAATCAGAGCATCACATTGGGCCCACTGTCATGATAAAGGACGGTCAAACACAGGAACAAGATCGTAATGATGGTGGTGGAGACGGCAAGCGTTCGAAGGTGGCAAAACAGCGACGCCGTGCTAAGATGCCGGACAGTATCGGTTAA
- the LOC6901667 gene encoding protein Cep78 homolog isoform X10 translates to MSLGRVSGIRNGMMRELAKKVTVPKLVKKSSKSRSFHFRYLELCRNKNLTPLPEIRKKSNETTLLELYADKLTVSDWLLIIEAIHHDLTLKTFVLRMRRTYQHNTIDPIDTENRARRFTQRPVIFTRFIFRALVQAISNCVLSNKNLTVVKLEGLPLYEGYIEGITKSLSGNDRLETLSFRKSTLGDKGCQLVCNTAKYLNRITIVDLSECNITCQGAVYVAEMIKIQKISRFTEGWEKSLRYQTPDMNSLLGLRTVLLANNPNIGDKGLSCIVDVLKEDAWIRVVDMQGCGLTDVGANDILSLLDLNTFIKEFHVRNNVGISQALQRTIHERLLPPEIEHKQEDEFDSNFLRDTENGKYPQGKKATIVKLLSHAKAVEDKLAFERVLRQKAEDLNFKLTKQLMYKDSQMADDNVSQRPDTPKDHMQMKKDVKVSPTPRQMRKTNEYIEMKEDFQESPTHRQMRKTKEYMEMEEDVPESPTYRQMRKTKEYMEMKEDVPESPRYRQMRKTKEYMEMKEDVPESPRYRQMRKTKEYMEMKEDVPESPKYRQMRKNKEYMEMKEDVRESPKYRQMRKTNEYLEMEEDVPESPKYRQMRKNKEYMEMKEDVRESPQYRQMRKTNEYLEMEGDVPESPKYRQMRKTKEYMEMKEDVRESPKYRQMRKTNEYLEMEEDVPESPQYRQMRKTNEYLEMEGDVPESPKYRQMRKTKEYMEMKEDVRESPKYRQMRKTNEYLEMEEDVPESPKYRQMRKTNEYQEMEEDVPESPTYRQMRKTNEYLEMEEDVPESPKYRQMRKTNEYLEMEEDVPESPTYRQMRQTNEYLEMEEEYLSGSSTYCATLVGSSMTTPELTPRSDAKTLCPYDESEDTDSRSQGMDPMEFSHLDVRKVRSEMKYVESNVNEGKKNRESKSDHEFANELHFKLNSMVHFERDIGDSAKVSAKQAHRYEDAGDEQDIGPTSMIQDGSKQVVEQINLPTKKKTGVVKAGQKQRRARNDGGGDGQCNSVEQSEHHIGPTVMIKDGQTQEQDRNDGGGDGKRSKVAKQRRRAKMPDSIG, encoded by the exons atGTCTCTCGGCCGTGTGTCGGGGATACGGAATGGTATGATGAGAGAGCTAGCAAAGAAGGTGACGGTGCCGAAGCTCGTAAAGAAATCAAGCAAGAGCCGGTCGTTCCATTTCCGCTATCTGGAACTATGTCGCAACAAGAACCTGACACCGCTACCTGAGATACGCAAAAAGTCAAATGAGACCACACTTCTAGAGTTATACGCCGACAAGCTGACCGTGAGCGACTGGCTCCTGATCATCGAGGCCATTCACCATGATCTGACTTTGAAGACCTTTGTGCTGCGCATGCGTCGCACCTATCAGCACA ATACAATTGATCCCATCGACACGGAGAATCGTGCCCGACGCTTTACCCAGCGTCCCGTGATATTTACGCGCTTTATTTTCCGTGCCCTCGTCCAGGCCATCTCAAATTGTGTTTTGAGCAACAAGAATCTCACAGTGGTCAAGCTGGAGGGTCTTCCCCTTTATGAAGGATACATCGAGGGCATTACCAAG TCGCTGTCCGGCAACGACCGCCTGGAGACATTGAGCTTCCGCAAGTCCACGCTCGGGGACAAGGGCTGCCAACTGGTTTGCAATACAGCCAAGTACCTCAACCGCATTACCATAGTCGATCTATCCGAGTGCAACATCACCTGCCAAGGGGCCGTTTACGTGGCCGAAATGATCAAG ATTCAAAAGATTTCACGTTTCACGGAGGGGTGGGAGAAATCGTTGCGCTACCAGACTCCCGATATGAATTCGTTGTTGGGCTTGCGCACGGTTCTTCTCGCGAACAATCCCAATATTGGGGACAAAGGCCTCTCATGCATCGTCGATGTGCTGAAGGAGGATGCCTGGATAAGGG TCGTCGACATGCAGGGCTGTGGCCTGACAGATGTTGGAGCCAATGATATACTCAGCCTACTGGATCTGAATACTTTCATCAAGGAGTTCCATGTACGCAACAACGTGGGGATCAGCCAGGCATTGCAGCGTACCATTCACGAACGCCTGCTGCCGCCCGAAATCGAACATAAGCAGGAAGACGAGTTCGATTCCAACTTTTTGAGAGACACAGAAAACGGAAAATATCCCCAGGGCAAGAAGGCTACTATCGTCAAATTGCTCTCGCACGCCAAGGCCGTTGAGGACAAGCTGGCCTTCGAGCGCGTTCTACGTCAGAAGGCCGAGGACCTGAACTTCAAGCTCACCAAGCAACTAATGTACAAGGACAGCCAGATGGCCGATGACAACGTCTCGCAACGCCCCGATACGCCCAAAGATCATATGCAAATGAAGAAGGACGTCAAAGT ATCGCCGACACCCCGCCAGATGCGCAAGACCAACGAATATATAGAAATGAAGGAAGACTTCCAAGA GTCGCCAACACATCGCCAGATGCGCAAGACCAAGGAATATATGGAGATGGAAGAAGACGTCCCAGA GTCGCCAACATATCGCCAGATGCGCAAGACCAAGGAATATATGGAAATGAAGGAAGACGTGCCAGA GTCGCCAAGATATCGCCAGATGCGCAAGACCAAGGAATATATGGAAATGAAGGAAGACGTGCCAGA GTCGCCAAGATATCGCCAGATGCGCAAGACCAAGGAATATATGGAAATGAAGGAAGACGTGCCAGA GTCACCAAAATATCGCCAGATGCGCAAGAACAAGGAATATATGGAAATGAAGGAAGACGTGCGAGA GTCGCCGAAATATCGCCAGATGCGCAAGACAAACGAATATCTGGAGATGGAAGAAGACGTGCCAGA GTCACCAAAATATCGCCAGATGCGCAAGAACAAGGAATATATGGAAATGAAGGAAGACGTGCGAGA GTCGCCGCAATATCGCCAGATGCGCAAGACCAACGAATATCTGGAGATGGAAGGAGACGTGCCAGA GTCACCAAAATATCGCCAGATGCGCAAGACCAAGGAATATATGGAAATGAAGGAAGACGTGCGAGA GTCGCCGAAATATCGCCAAATGCGCAAGACCAACGAATATCTGGAGATGGAAGAAGACGTCCCGGA GTCGCCGCAATATCGCCAGATGCGCAAGACCAACGAATATCTGGAGATGGAAGGAGACGTGCCAGA GTCACCAAAATATCGCCAGATGCGCAAGACCAAGGAATATATGGAAATGAAGGAAGACGTGCGAGA GTCGCCGAAATATCGCCAAATGCGCAAGACCAACGAATATCTGGAGATGGAAGAAGACGTCCCGGA GTCGCCAAAATATCGCCAGATGCGCAAGACCAACGAATATCAGGAGATGGAAGAAGACGTGCCAGA GTCACCGACATATCGCCAGATGCGCAAGACCAACGAATATCTGGAGATGGAAGAAGACGTCCCGGA GTCGCCAAAATATCGCCAGATGCGCAAGACCAACGAATATCTGGAGATGGAAGAAGACGTGCCAGA GTCGCCGACATATCGTCAGATGCGCCAGACCAACGAATATCTGGAGATGGAAGAAGAATACCTCTCAGg ATCATCGACTTATTGCGCGACACTGGTGGGCAGCTCCATGACTACCCCGGAGTTGACTCCACGCAGCGACGCGAAAACGCTGTGTCCGTACGATGAATCTGAGGATACCGATAGCCGTTCCCAGGGAATGGACCCAATGGAGTTCAGCCATTTGGACGTTCGCAAGGTGCGCAGCGAGATGAAATACGTTGAGAGTAACGTGAATGAAGGCAAAAAGAATCGCGAGTCGAAGTCTGACCACGAGTTCGCCAACGAACTACAT TTCAAGCTAAACTCGATGGTACATTTCGAGCGGGATATTGGCGACAGTGCCAAAGTGTCCGCCAAACAAGCTCATCGTTACGAAGACGCCGGAGACGAGCAGGACATTGGTCCTACATCCATGATTCAGGACGGTTCTAAGCAAGTCGTGGAGCAAATCAATCTGCCAACTAAGAAGAAGACAGGCGTGGTCAAGGCCGGACAAAAGCAACGTCGTGCTCGTAACGATGGAGGCGGTGACGGACAATGCAACTCCGTAGAACAATCAGAGCATCACATTGGGCCCACTGTCATGATAAAGGACGGTCAAACACAGGAACAAGATCGTAATGATGGTGGTGGAGACGGCAAGCGTTCGAAGGTGGCAAAACAGCGACGCCGTGCTAAGATGCCGGACAGTATCGGTTAA
- the LOC6901667 gene encoding protein Cep78 homolog isoform X1 has protein sequence MSLGRVSGIRNGMMRELAKKVTVPKLVKKSSKSRSFHFRYLELCRNKNLTPLPEIRKKSNETTLLELYADKLTVSDWLLIIEAIHHDLTLKTFVLRMRRTYQHNTIDPIDTENRARRFTQRPVIFTRFIFRALVQAISNCVLSNKNLTVVKLEGLPLYEGYIEGITKSLSGNDRLETLSFRKSTLGDKGCQLVCNTAKYLNRITIVDLSECNITCQGAVYVAEMIKIQKISRFTEGWEKSLRYQTPDMNSLLGLRTVLLANNPNIGDKGLSCIVDVLKEDAWIRVVDMQGCGLTDVGANDILSLLDLNTFIKEFHVRNNVGISQALQRTIHERLLPPEIEHKQEDEFDSNFLRDTENGKYPQGKKATIVKLLSHAKAVEDKLAFERVLRQKAEDLNFKLTKQLMYKDSQMADDNVSQRPDTPKDHMQMKKDVKVSPTPRQMRKTNEYIEMKEDFQESPTHRQMRKTKEYMEMEEDVPESPTYRQMRKTKEYMEMKEDVPESPRYRQMRKTKEYMEMKEDVPESPRYRQMRKTKEYMEMKEDVPESPTYRQMRKTKEYMEKKEDVPESPTYRQMRKTNEYLEMEEDVPESPKYRQMRKNKEYMEMKEDVRESPKYRQMRKTNEYLEMEEDVPESPKYRQMRKNKEYMEMKEDVRESPQYRQMRKTNEYLEMEGDVPESPKYRQMRKTKEYMEMKEDVRESPKYRQMRKTNEYLEMEEDVPESPQYRQMRKTNEYLEMEGDVPESPKYRQMRKTKEYMEMKEDVRESPKYRQMRKTNEYLEMEEDVPESPKYRQMRKTNEYQEMEEDVPESPTYRQMRKTNEYLEMEEDVPESPKYRQMRKTNEYLEMEEDVPESPTYRQMRQTNEYLEMEEEYLSGSSTYCATLVGSSMTTPELTPRSDAKTLCPYDESEDTDSRSQGMDPMEFSHLDVRKVRSEMKYVESNVNEGKKNRESKSDHEFANELHFKLNSMVHFERDIGDSAKVSAKQAHRYEDAGDEQDIGPTSMIQDGSKQVVEQINLPTKKKTGVVKAGQKQRRARNDGGGDGQCNSVEQSEHHIGPTVMIKDGQTQEQDRNDGGGDGKRSKVAKQRRRAKMPDSIG, from the exons atGTCTCTCGGCCGTGTGTCGGGGATACGGAATGGTATGATGAGAGAGCTAGCAAAGAAGGTGACGGTGCCGAAGCTCGTAAAGAAATCAAGCAAGAGCCGGTCGTTCCATTTCCGCTATCTGGAACTATGTCGCAACAAGAACCTGACACCGCTACCTGAGATACGCAAAAAGTCAAATGAGACCACACTTCTAGAGTTATACGCCGACAAGCTGACCGTGAGCGACTGGCTCCTGATCATCGAGGCCATTCACCATGATCTGACTTTGAAGACCTTTGTGCTGCGCATGCGTCGCACCTATCAGCACA ATACAATTGATCCCATCGACACGGAGAATCGTGCCCGACGCTTTACCCAGCGTCCCGTGATATTTACGCGCTTTATTTTCCGTGCCCTCGTCCAGGCCATCTCAAATTGTGTTTTGAGCAACAAGAATCTCACAGTGGTCAAGCTGGAGGGTCTTCCCCTTTATGAAGGATACATCGAGGGCATTACCAAG TCGCTGTCCGGCAACGACCGCCTGGAGACATTGAGCTTCCGCAAGTCCACGCTCGGGGACAAGGGCTGCCAACTGGTTTGCAATACAGCCAAGTACCTCAACCGCATTACCATAGTCGATCTATCCGAGTGCAACATCACCTGCCAAGGGGCCGTTTACGTGGCCGAAATGATCAAG ATTCAAAAGATTTCACGTTTCACGGAGGGGTGGGAGAAATCGTTGCGCTACCAGACTCCCGATATGAATTCGTTGTTGGGCTTGCGCACGGTTCTTCTCGCGAACAATCCCAATATTGGGGACAAAGGCCTCTCATGCATCGTCGATGTGCTGAAGGAGGATGCCTGGATAAGGG TCGTCGACATGCAGGGCTGTGGCCTGACAGATGTTGGAGCCAATGATATACTCAGCCTACTGGATCTGAATACTTTCATCAAGGAGTTCCATGTACGCAACAACGTGGGGATCAGCCAGGCATTGCAGCGTACCATTCACGAACGCCTGCTGCCGCCCGAAATCGAACATAAGCAGGAAGACGAGTTCGATTCCAACTTTTTGAGAGACACAGAAAACGGAAAATATCCCCAGGGCAAGAAGGCTACTATCGTCAAATTGCTCTCGCACGCCAAGGCCGTTGAGGACAAGCTGGCCTTCGAGCGCGTTCTACGTCAGAAGGCCGAGGACCTGAACTTCAAGCTCACCAAGCAACTAATGTACAAGGACAGCCAGATGGCCGATGACAACGTCTCGCAACGCCCCGATACGCCCAAAGATCATATGCAAATGAAGAAGGACGTCAAAGT ATCGCCGACACCCCGCCAGATGCGCAAGACCAACGAATATATAGAAATGAAGGAAGACTTCCAAGA GTCGCCAACACATCGCCAGATGCGCAAGACCAAGGAATATATGGAGATGGAAGAAGACGTCCCAGA GTCGCCAACATATCGCCAGATGCGCAAGACCAAGGAATATATGGAAATGAAGGAAGACGTGCCAGA GTCGCCAAGATATCGCCAGATGCGCAAGACCAAGGAATATATGGAAATGAAGGAAGACGTGCCAGA GTCGCCAAGATATCGCCAGATGCGCAAGACCAAGGAATATATGGAAATGAAGGAAGACGTGCCAGA ATCGCCAACATATCGCCAGATGCGCAAGACCAAGGAATATATGGAAAAGAAGGAAGACGTGCCAGA GTCGCCAACATATCGCCAGATGCGCAAGACCAACGAATATCTGGAGATGGAAGAAGACGTGCCAGA GTCACCAAAATATCGCCAGATGCGCAAGAACAAGGAATATATGGAAATGAAGGAAGACGTGCGAGA GTCGCCGAAATATCGCCAGATGCGCAAGACAAACGAATATCTGGAGATGGAAGAAGACGTGCCAGA GTCACCAAAATATCGCCAGATGCGCAAGAACAAGGAATATATGGAAATGAAGGAAGACGTGCGAGA GTCGCCGCAATATCGCCAGATGCGCAAGACCAACGAATATCTGGAGATGGAAGGAGACGTGCCAGA GTCACCAAAATATCGCCAGATGCGCAAGACCAAGGAATATATGGAAATGAAGGAAGACGTGCGAGA GTCGCCGAAATATCGCCAAATGCGCAAGACCAACGAATATCTGGAGATGGAAGAAGACGTCCCGGA GTCGCCGCAATATCGCCAGATGCGCAAGACCAACGAATATCTGGAGATGGAAGGAGACGTGCCAGA GTCACCAAAATATCGCCAGATGCGCAAGACCAAGGAATATATGGAAATGAAGGAAGACGTGCGAGA GTCGCCGAAATATCGCCAAATGCGCAAGACCAACGAATATCTGGAGATGGAAGAAGACGTCCCGGA GTCGCCAAAATATCGCCAGATGCGCAAGACCAACGAATATCAGGAGATGGAAGAAGACGTGCCAGA GTCACCGACATATCGCCAGATGCGCAAGACCAACGAATATCTGGAGATGGAAGAAGACGTCCCGGA GTCGCCAAAATATCGCCAGATGCGCAAGACCAACGAATATCTGGAGATGGAAGAAGACGTGCCAGA GTCGCCGACATATCGTCAGATGCGCCAGACCAACGAATATCTGGAGATGGAAGAAGAATACCTCTCAGg ATCATCGACTTATTGCGCGACACTGGTGGGCAGCTCCATGACTACCCCGGAGTTGACTCCACGCAGCGACGCGAAAACGCTGTGTCCGTACGATGAATCTGAGGATACCGATAGCCGTTCCCAGGGAATGGACCCAATGGAGTTCAGCCATTTGGACGTTCGCAAGGTGCGCAGCGAGATGAAATACGTTGAGAGTAACGTGAATGAAGGCAAAAAGAATCGCGAGTCGAAGTCTGACCACGAGTTCGCCAACGAACTACAT TTCAAGCTAAACTCGATGGTACATTTCGAGCGGGATATTGGCGACAGTGCCAAAGTGTCCGCCAAACAAGCTCATCGTTACGAAGACGCCGGAGACGAGCAGGACATTGGTCCTACATCCATGATTCAGGACGGTTCTAAGCAAGTCGTGGAGCAAATCAATCTGCCAACTAAGAAGAAGACAGGCGTGGTCAAGGCCGGACAAAAGCAACGTCGTGCTCGTAACGATGGAGGCGGTGACGGACAATGCAACTCCGTAGAACAATCAGAGCATCACATTGGGCCCACTGTCATGATAAAGGACGGTCAAACACAGGAACAAGATCGTAATGATGGTGGTGGAGACGGCAAGCGTTCGAAGGTGGCAAAACAGCGACGCCGTGCTAAGATGCCGGACAGTATCGGTTAA